One window from the genome of Xenorhabdus bovienii SS-2004 encodes:
- the trxB gene encoding thioredoxin-disulfide reductase, giving the protein MSTAKHSKLIILGSGPAGYTAAVYAARANLNPVLITGVEKGGQLTTTTEVENWPGDPEGLTGPDLMERMFQHAEKFQTEIISDHIQKVDFEKKPFRLYGDDQEYTCDALIIATGASARYLGLPSEDAFKGRGVSACATCDGFFYRKQKVAVVGGGNTAVEEALYLANIAAEVHLIHRRDTFRSEKILIDRLMEKVKNGNIILHTDRTLDEVLGDDMGVTGIRIHDTKSDNAEELDVTGVFIAIGHSPNTGIFEGQLDLQNGYIKVQSGLHGNATQTSIPGVFAAGDVMDHVYRQAITSAGTGCMAALDAERFLDGLATK; this is encoded by the coding sequence ATGAGCACAGCCAAACACAGTAAACTTATCATTCTTGGCTCAGGTCCTGCTGGTTATACCGCCGCTGTTTATGCAGCCCGCGCTAATTTAAACCCCGTCCTTATTACAGGGGTTGAAAAAGGCGGCCAATTGACCACCACGACTGAAGTTGAAAACTGGCCCGGTGATCCTGAAGGGCTGACAGGTCCAGATTTAATGGAACGTATGTTCCAGCACGCTGAAAAATTTCAAACAGAAATTATTTCTGACCATATTCAGAAAGTCGATTTCGAAAAAAAACCATTCCGTCTTTATGGAGATGATCAGGAATATACCTGCGATGCTTTGATCATCGCGACAGGTGCTTCTGCCCGTTATCTGGGTCTCCCTTCCGAAGACGCTTTCAAAGGTCGTGGCGTATCTGCCTGTGCAACATGTGATGGTTTCTTCTATCGTAAGCAAAAAGTTGCTGTAGTTGGTGGTGGCAATACCGCCGTTGAAGAAGCACTATATCTTGCGAACATTGCAGCCGAAGTCCATCTCATTCACCGCCGTGATACTTTCCGTTCAGAAAAGATCCTCATTGACCGCCTGATGGAGAAAGTCAAGAATGGTAATATCATTCTGCACACCGATAGAACTTTAGATGAGGTGCTGGGCGATGATATGGGTGTGACTGGCATTCGTATTCACGATACGAAAAGTGATAATGCAGAAGAGCTGGATGTTACTGGTGTCTTCATTGCTATCGGACACAGTCCAAACACAGGTATCTTTGAAGGACAGCTTGATCTGCAAAACGGATATATTAAAGTCCAGTCCGGCCTGCATGGAAATGCCACCCAGACTTCTATTCCGGGAGTATTTGCCGCCGGGGATGTCATGGATCATGTTTATCGCCAAGCCATCACCTCAGCAGGTACAGGCTGTATGGCTGCACTGGATGCTGAACGTTTTCTTGATGGATTGGCAAC